From one Pirellulales bacterium genomic stretch:
- a CDS encoding glycosyltransferase family 2 protein has protein sequence MPPMIDPSGNSTTAPQSGSQEGAGDTPDVALAIPCYNEESVLGTTVTQLLAAFRERHVRVELVLVDNGSMDGTGRIIDEFVAAGAPVVKRRIDVNRGYGNGILQGLAACRGRIIGFVHADGQCEAADVVKICELALSSPTPVFVKVRRRFRLDGLRRKIISIVYNALANILYPGIGSLDVNGSPKVFPREYFPRMNIRSTDWFIDPEIMLRARELKLPVIERNVMAQMRTGGRSHVTVHTCKEFVVNLLRYRVGIWKPATSERDTDHAMSAAGRPSGAARASSPTG, from the coding sequence ATGCCGCCCATGATCGACCCGTCCGGCAATTCGACAACCGCGCCGCAATCCGGCAGCCAGGAGGGTGCCGGTGACACGCCGGACGTGGCACTGGCGATCCCGTGCTACAACGAGGAATCGGTGTTGGGCACCACGGTCACCCAGTTGCTGGCCGCCTTCCGCGAACGGCACGTGCGCGTCGAGCTGGTGCTGGTCGACAATGGGTCGATGGACGGCACTGGGCGGATTATCGACGAGTTCGTCGCCGCCGGGGCGCCGGTCGTCAAACGCCGCATCGATGTCAATCGCGGCTACGGCAACGGCATTCTCCAAGGGCTCGCGGCCTGTCGGGGCCGGATCATCGGGTTCGTGCATGCCGACGGCCAATGCGAGGCGGCCGACGTCGTGAAAATCTGCGAGCTGGCCTTGTCGTCGCCGACGCCCGTGTTCGTCAAGGTGCGGCGGCGGTTTCGCCTCGACGGGCTGCGGCGCAAGATTATCTCGATCGTCTACAACGCCCTGGCCAACATCCTCTACCCGGGCATCGGCTCGCTCGACGTGAATGGCAGCCCCAAGGTCTTTCCGCGGGAATATTTTCCCCGCATGAACATCCGTTCGACCGATTGGTTCATCGACCCTGAGATCATGCTCAGGGCTCGCGAGCTCAAGCTGCCGGTCATCGAACGCAACGTCATGGCGCAAATGCGCACTGGCGGTCGTTCGCACGTCACCGTGCACACCTGCAAAGAGTTCGTGGTCAATCTGCTCCGCTACCGCGTCGGCATTTGGAAGCCCGCGACCAGCGAGCGCGATACGGATCACGCGATGTCCGCCGCGGGCCGCCCCTCGGGCGCGGCCCGGGCGAGTTCCCCCACGGGATAA
- a CDS encoding thioredoxin family protein, whose product MRLGRAATLAGILIFGAVLFAGPRALRAADEPATPLGRKIDDFTLRSFRGSEHRLSDFSAAPVVVVAFLGVECPLAKLYGPRLESLQQQFAAQGVVFLGIDSNRQDSNTELLHYARTHGITFPLLKDPGNKVADQFGAQRTPEMFVLDRQRVIRYIGRVDDQFIIGIQRSKPQRKDLELAIEQLLAGQAVEVPLATAVGCLIGRIHEPAAEGNVTWSGQIAALAAEHCQECHRPGQVAPFPLLTYEDTVGWADMIGEVVEQRRMPPWHADPEYGDFANAMRLPDEARQMFLDWVAAGAPQGDPALAPPPREFVEGWQIPEPDQVVYIADKPFVVPAEGTVEYQWFVVDPGFEEDKWIRLVECRPGNPAVVHHVTVYFLPPNTPWDIDIGRPINFLGGFAPGKRPVNIKHFDGTARFIPAGSKFIFEMHYTPNGSVQTDRSSVAMLFAKPEEVKRQLSLVLVANRDFTIPPGAASHPVTSRFTFAEDSLLYSMSPHMHLRGNTFRFLARYPNGTSEILCDVPRFDFNWQHDYLLRTPKLLPKGTVMECLATFDNSTENPANPDPTQPVRWGDQTWEEMMIGAIAYVAKDQDFSRGVGMPIPSRNRQGGYAVLAALLSGAGLASLLAATWTVRPWSIYRLRSVS is encoded by the coding sequence GTGCGGTTGGGCAGGGCGGCCACCCTGGCCGGGATTCTCATCTTCGGGGCGGTGCTGTTCGCCGGCCCCCGCGCTTTGCGCGCGGCCGACGAGCCGGCAACTCCGCTGGGACGCAAGATCGACGATTTCACCCTTCGCAGTTTTCGGGGGTCCGAGCATCGGCTCAGCGACTTCTCGGCTGCCCCGGTGGTCGTGGTCGCGTTTCTGGGCGTCGAATGTCCGCTGGCCAAGCTGTATGGTCCCCGGCTCGAGTCTTTGCAGCAGCAGTTTGCGGCGCAGGGAGTCGTGTTTCTGGGGATCGATTCGAACCGCCAGGATTCGAACACCGAATTGCTCCATTATGCGCGGACGCACGGCATCACGTTTCCCCTGCTCAAAGATCCGGGCAACAAGGTAGCCGATCAGTTCGGCGCACAGCGGACGCCCGAGATGTTCGTGCTCGACCGCCAGCGCGTGATCCGCTACATCGGCCGCGTCGACGATCAATTCATCATCGGGATTCAGCGTTCCAAGCCACAGCGTAAAGACCTCGAGCTGGCGATCGAGCAGTTGCTCGCCGGCCAGGCAGTCGAAGTCCCCCTGGCCACGGCGGTGGGGTGCCTGATTGGCCGGATCCACGAGCCGGCCGCCGAGGGCAACGTGACCTGGTCGGGCCAGATTGCCGCGCTGGCCGCCGAGCATTGCCAGGAGTGCCACCGTCCCGGGCAGGTCGCGCCGTTTCCGCTGCTCACCTACGAAGACACGGTCGGTTGGGCCGACATGATCGGCGAGGTCGTCGAACAACGTCGGATGCCGCCCTGGCATGCTGATCCCGAGTACGGTGACTTTGCCAACGCGATGCGGCTGCCCGATGAGGCGCGCCAGATGTTTCTCGACTGGGTGGCGGCTGGCGCACCCCAGGGCGACCCGGCGCTGGCCCCGCCGCCGCGCGAGTTCGTCGAAGGCTGGCAAATCCCTGAGCCCGACCAGGTCGTCTACATCGCTGACAAGCCGTTTGTCGTACCGGCCGAGGGAACCGTCGAATATCAGTGGTTCGTCGTCGATCCCGGGTTCGAGGAAGACAAGTGGATCCGGCTGGTCGAGTGCCGCCCGGGGAATCCGGCCGTGGTGCACCACGTGACGGTCTATTTCCTGCCCCCCAATACACCCTGGGACATCGATATTGGGCGGCCGATCAACTTTCTCGGCGGTTTTGCGCCCGGCAAGCGGCCCGTCAACATTAAGCACTTTGACGGTACGGCGCGATTCATCCCGGCCGGGTCCAAATTCATCTTCGAGATGCACTATACGCCCAACGGCAGCGTGCAAACCGACCGCAGCTCCGTTGCCATGTTGTTTGCCAAGCCCGAAGAGGTAAAGCGCCAGTTGTCGCTGGTGCTCGTGGCCAATCGCGATTTCACCATTCCGCCCGGTGCCGCGTCGCATCCGGTCACTTCGCGGTTCACCTTTGCCGAAGACTCGCTGCTCTACTCGATGAGCCCGCACATGCACCTGCGCGGAAACACCTTCCGGTTCCTCGCCCGGTACCCGAACGGTACCAGCGAGATTCTCTGCGACGTGCCGCGTTTTGATTTCAACTGGCAGCACGATTACCTGCTCCGCACGCCGAAGCTGCTGCCGAAGGGGACGGTGATGGAGTGCCTGGCGACGTTCGACAACTCGACCGAGAACCCCGCGAATCCCGACCCGACACAGCCGGTGCGCTGGGGCGACCAGACGTGGGAAGAAATGATGATCGGCGCGATCGCCTACGTCGCCAAGGACCAGGATTTTTCTCGCGGGGTGGGTATGCCGATTCCATCGCGAAATCGTCAAGGCGGCTACGCCGTCCTGGCGGCCTTGCTCAGCGGCGCGGGGCTGGCCTCGCTGCTGGCCGCGACCTGGACGGTTCGCCCGTGGAGCATTTACCGGTTGCGATCGGTTTCCTAG
- a CDS encoding redoxin domain-containing protein has translation MAWRPFVPVLVVAAALDAWCGFDAGVARADDAGASPVGRSVPDFSLADTAGTVRTLAQLADRPAVVVAFLGVECPLVGLYIPRLNELAAEYADRGVAFLAINSNQQDSLAEISHLAQVTKLAFPLLKDPGNVVADAFGAERTPEVFLLDAQHKVRYRGRIDDQFGVGYQRAAPTRRDLAVALDAVLQQRAVEIAETVAPGCRIGRLLAPDPTAGITWAGQIAAIFQRRCQNCHRPGQIGPFSLQDYGEVVGWAGMIGEVVEAGRMPPWHAEAPWGTFENEGRLLPEEREAILAWVAAGAPSGDLARVPPPPNFSTGWLLPRYPDLILPMSDRAYDVAPAGVIEYQYFVVDPKFTHDVWIDAAEARPGNRAVVHHVNIFVAPPEVDAARLTRDELAELWALQNHMLCGYVPGMRPTTFPAGLAKPIPAGSRIVFQMHYTPTGAPQQDLSSLGLIFAPPGARRTEVTTVPAVNNWFEIPPGDPAYRADVSIRVKSPALLLAMLPHMHLRGKSFRYTAEYPDGHREVLLDVPRYDFLWQNRYILAEPKRLPAGTRIHCEAGFDNSAENPANPDPTATVRWGEQSWEEMLIGYFDVAPLDDPRAAPAGTDRRYAYSAAVGVLAIAASAWWLSRRPRGTAPSPAGESAWAASSVPAGL, from the coding sequence ATGGCCTGGCGGCCGTTTGTTCCTGTCCTGGTTGTGGCGGCAGCGCTCGACGCGTGGTGCGGGTTCGACGCCGGCGTTGCCCGCGCGGATGATGCCGGCGCTTCGCCCGTGGGACGCAGTGTGCCCGATTTCAGCCTCGCCGATACCGCCGGCACGGTCCGCACCCTGGCTCAGTTGGCCGATCGGCCCGCAGTCGTCGTGGCGTTCTTGGGCGTCGAGTGCCCGTTGGTGGGGCTGTACATTCCGCGGCTCAACGAGCTGGCGGCCGAATATGCCGACCGCGGTGTGGCGTTCTTGGCGATCAACTCGAATCAGCAGGATTCATTAGCCGAGATCAGCCACCTGGCGCAGGTTACGAAGCTCGCCTTTCCGCTGCTGAAAGACCCGGGCAACGTGGTGGCCGATGCGTTTGGCGCCGAGCGCACGCCTGAGGTATTTCTGCTCGACGCCCAGCACAAGGTGCGCTACCGCGGCCGCATCGACGATCAATTCGGCGTCGGCTATCAACGGGCCGCGCCCACGCGCCGCGATCTAGCCGTCGCGCTCGACGCAGTGCTGCAGCAGCGCGCCGTCGAAATCGCCGAAACCGTGGCGCCGGGTTGCCGCATCGGTCGACTGCTCGCCCCCGACCCCACGGCCGGGATCACCTGGGCAGGGCAAATCGCCGCAATCTTTCAACGTCGCTGCCAGAACTGCCATCGGCCCGGTCAGATCGGCCCGTTCTCCCTGCAAGATTACGGCGAAGTCGTCGGCTGGGCCGGCATGATCGGCGAAGTCGTCGAGGCCGGGCGCATGCCGCCGTGGCACGCCGAAGCGCCCTGGGGCACGTTCGAGAACGAAGGCCGACTGCTGCCCGAGGAGCGCGAAGCGATTCTCGCCTGGGTTGCAGCCGGTGCACCTTCGGGTGATTTGGCGCGTGTACCGCCGCCACCGAACTTCTCCACCGGTTGGTTGCTGCCGCGTTATCCCGATCTGATTCTGCCCATGAGCGACCGTGCCTACGACGTCGCGCCCGCGGGAGTGATCGAATACCAGTACTTCGTCGTCGATCCGAAATTCACGCACGATGTCTGGATCGACGCCGCCGAGGCCCGGCCGGGGAACCGCGCCGTGGTCCACCACGTAAACATCTTTGTGGCGCCGCCCGAGGTCGATGCGGCCCGGCTCACGCGCGACGAATTGGCCGAGTTGTGGGCCCTGCAAAACCACATGCTCTGCGGCTATGTGCCGGGCATGCGCCCAACGACCTTTCCGGCGGGGCTCGCTAAGCCAATCCCGGCCGGATCGCGGATCGTCTTCCAGATGCACTACACGCCGACCGGGGCTCCGCAACAGGATCTCAGCTCGCTGGGGCTGATCTTCGCTCCGCCGGGGGCGCGGCGCACCGAAGTGACGACGGTGCCCGCCGTCAACAACTGGTTTGAAATCCCGCCCGGCGATCCCGCCTATCGCGCAGACGTCTCGATCCGCGTCAAGTCGCCAGCGCTGCTCTTGGCCATGCTGCCTCACATGCATTTGCGCGGGAAATCGTTTCGCTACACGGCCGAGTATCCCGACGGGCACCGCGAGGTGTTGTTGGACGTGCCGCGCTACGATTTTCTCTGGCAGAACCGCTACATCCTGGCCGAGCCCAAGCGGTTGCCGGCCGGCACGCGGATTCATTGCGAGGCCGGCTTCGACAATTCGGCCGAGAACCCGGCGAACCCCGACCCGACCGCCACGGTGCGCTGGGGCGAGCAGAGTTGGGAAGAGATGTTGATCGGCTATTTCGACGTGGCGCCACTGGACGATCCGCGCGCCGCGCCGGCCGGCACAGACCGCCGCTACGCCTATTCCGCGGCCGTGGGCGTGCTGGCAATTGCGGCCAGCGCTTGGTGGCTGTCTCGACGGCCGCGTGGCACTGCGCCGTCGCCGGCGGGAGAGTCCGCATGGGCCGCTTCGTCCGTTCCGGCCGGTCTATGA
- a CDS encoding redoxin domain-containing protein, whose translation MVHRRLGRCFAPLLLALASAAHSSCLVCADDQAAPVVGRHVDDFELADYRGKEYRLTDYAFSPVVVIGFLGTECPLARIYARRLNELVTEFAPAGVVFLAIDPNQQDSLAELAELVAEFHLQYPLLKDPGNVVADRFGIRRTPEFCVLDAERVVRYHGRIDDQYEIGTQRTRPNRRDLALAIEQVLARRPVEIAQTNAPGCLIGRVRQPQPDADVTWSEQIAPLLQAHCQECHRPGQIGPFSLLTYAEAVGWADMIGEVVAQRRMPPWHAAPEYGTFANNQRLTDEQLDLVQRWVKAGAPEGDPARAPAARQFSPDWRIAQPDAIVPMSQRPFEVPAEGTVAYQWFYADPHFTEDKWVKAVEVRPSALEVVHHATVYLKPPDVPFDLALNERINLVGGYDPGGDPWQAPEGMAMRIPARSQLVFEMHYTPNGNPQQDCSRVGLVFADPAKVHKEIHSVMPANTSFAIPPGASNHEVSVDFTFPANALVLAMRPHLHLRGKAFRFAARYPDGSEEILLDVPRYDFNWQYNYVFAEPKRLPLGTKLHCTAWYDNSVDNPANPDPAATVRWGDQTWQEMMIGIFAMALADEDRLAPKPTASPPLPSVAGELTVAGLLVAAAVGGLWWLRRRLLFAHLGG comes from the coding sequence GTGGTTCATCGCCGACTTGGCCGCTGCTTCGCGCCGCTGTTGCTTGCCCTGGCAAGCGCCGCGCATTCGAGTTGCTTGGTGTGCGCCGACGACCAAGCGGCACCCGTAGTCGGACGCCATGTCGACGACTTCGAGCTGGCCGACTACCGCGGCAAGGAATACCGGTTGACGGATTACGCCTTTTCGCCGGTCGTCGTGATCGGCTTTCTGGGGACCGAATGTCCGCTGGCGCGGATTTACGCCCGCCGCCTCAACGAGCTGGTTACGGAATTCGCTCCGGCCGGCGTCGTGTTCTTGGCGATCGATCCCAACCAGCAGGACTCGCTGGCCGAACTGGCCGAGTTGGTCGCCGAGTTTCACTTGCAATACCCGTTGCTGAAAGATCCCGGCAACGTCGTGGCCGATCGATTCGGCATCCGCCGCACGCCGGAATTTTGTGTGCTCGACGCCGAGCGCGTGGTGCGCTATCACGGCCGGATTGACGATCAGTACGAGATCGGCACGCAGCGCACCCGACCCAACCGCCGCGATCTGGCCCTGGCGATCGAACAGGTGCTGGCAAGACGTCCGGTCGAAATCGCCCAGACCAATGCGCCCGGCTGTCTGATCGGCCGCGTACGGCAACCCCAGCCCGATGCCGACGTGACCTGGTCCGAGCAGATCGCCCCGCTGCTGCAGGCACATTGCCAGGAATGCCATCGCCCGGGGCAGATCGGACCGTTTTCGTTATTGACGTATGCCGAGGCCGTGGGCTGGGCCGACATGATCGGCGAGGTCGTGGCCCAGCGACGGATGCCGCCGTGGCACGCCGCGCCGGAATATGGCACCTTTGCCAACAACCAGCGGCTGACCGACGAGCAGCTCGATCTCGTGCAGCGCTGGGTGAAAGCCGGTGCTCCCGAAGGCGATCCTGCGCGGGCGCCCGCCGCGCGGCAGTTTTCGCCCGATTGGCGCATCGCGCAACCGGACGCGATCGTGCCGATGTCCCAGCGGCCGTTTGAGGTGCCGGCCGAAGGCACCGTGGCCTACCAATGGTTCTACGCCGATCCGCACTTCACCGAGGACAAATGGGTCAAAGCCGTCGAGGTGCGGCCCTCGGCGTTAGAGGTCGTGCACCATGCGACCGTTTATCTCAAGCCGCCGGACGTACCGTTTGATCTGGCGCTCAACGAACGCATCAACCTGGTGGGCGGCTATGATCCCGGCGGCGATCCCTGGCAAGCCCCCGAAGGCATGGCCATGCGCATTCCGGCGCGCAGCCAGTTGGTCTTCGAAATGCACTACACCCCCAACGGCAACCCGCAGCAGGATTGCAGCCGGGTTGGCCTGGTGTTTGCCGACCCGGCCAAGGTGCACAAGGAGATTCACTCGGTGATGCCGGCGAACACGAGTTTTGCCATCCCCCCGGGCGCGAGCAATCACGAAGTGTCGGTCGACTTTACCTTTCCGGCGAATGCCTTGGTCCTGGCGATGCGCCCGCACCTGCATCTGCGCGGCAAGGCGTTTCGTTTCGCGGCACGGTACCCGGACGGTAGCGAAGAAATCTTGTTGGACGTTCCGCGATACGACTTCAACTGGCAATACAACTATGTGTTTGCCGAACCGAAACGGCTGCCGTTGGGTACCAAGCTGCATTGCACCGCGTGGTACGACAATTCGGTCGACAACCCCGCTAACCCGGATCCCGCTGCCACGGTGCGCTGGGGCGACCAGACGTGGCAGGAAATGATGATCGGCATCTTCGCCATGGCGCTGGCCGATGAAGACCGCCTTGCGCCCAAGCCCACGGCCTCGCCCCCGCTGCCATCGGTGGCCGGAGAGCTAACCGTGGCCGGCTTGCTCGTGGCCGCCGCGGTCGGGGGCTTGTGGTGGCTGCGGCGCCGCCTGCTCTTCGCCCACCTCGGAGGATAA
- a CDS encoding lysophospholipase, with protein sequence MADAAVMPVRPERRWWRWVAALGLLAVAAYAAKLYHMWAYQESYWFLLTPASIGDWEPEGLPREDVWFESSDGTRLFGWYVPHPQPRGALLFLHGSGGNIALPYQRDALLELHRLGLSIFVFDYRGYGRSAGTPTTEEQFHRDARAALDWLCRREKLESRAVLLLGRSMGATLAMRLAGTAGARCLILENGPPSLTDVAAVNYRWAPMRWLQRYRFEGLPDLARYDGPLFQSQAERDEVVPMEMARSVFDTAHGRKELFVAPGLRHGDSQPVEYYVALDRFLDEVLGPQAVLSSEVGEEQAAPQPPQAPDRGGHEQAGHG encoded by the coding sequence ATGGCCGACGCCGCAGTCATGCCCGTTCGGCCGGAGCGCCGCTGGTGGCGGTGGGTGGCTGCCTTAGGGCTCTTGGCCGTGGCGGCCTATGCCGCGAAGCTTTACCACATGTGGGCCTACCAGGAATCGTACTGGTTCCTGCTCACCCCCGCTTCGATCGGCGACTGGGAACCCGAGGGTTTGCCGCGCGAGGACGTGTGGTTCGAGTCGAGCGACGGCACACGGCTGTTCGGCTGGTACGTGCCACATCCGCAGCCGCGCGGCGCGCTGCTGTTCTTGCACGGCTCGGGCGGAAACATCGCCCTCCCCTATCAGCGCGACGCGCTCCTCGAACTGCATCGGCTAGGGCTCTCGATCTTCGTGTTCGATTACCGCGGCTATGGCCGCAGCGCCGGTACGCCGACCACGGAAGAGCAGTTTCATCGCGACGCCAGGGCAGCGCTCGATTGGCTCTGCCGTCGCGAGAAACTCGAATCGCGCGCGGTGTTGCTGCTGGGGCGCTCGATGGGAGCGACCCTGGCCATGCGGCTGGCGGGTACCGCGGGAGCGCGGTGCTTGATCCTGGAAAACGGGCCGCCTTCGCTGACCGACGTCGCCGCAGTCAACTACCGCTGGGCGCCGATGCGCTGGCTGCAGCGATATCGGTTCGAGGGGCTACCCGATTTGGCCCGATACGACGGTCCGTTGTTTCAAAGCCAAGCCGAGCGCGATGAAGTGGTGCCGATGGAGATGGCGCGGAGCGTGTTCGACACGGCACACGGGCGGAAGGAACTGTTCGTCGCGCCGGGCCTGAGACATGGCGACTCGCAACCCGTGGAATACTATGTGGCCTTGGACCGCTTTCTCGACGAAGTGCTGGGACCGCAAGCGGTGTTATCCTCCGAGGTGGGCGAAGAGCAGGCGGCGCCGCAGCCACCACAAGCCCCCGACCGCGGCGGCCACGAGCAAGCCGGCCACGGTTAG
- a CDS encoding thiolase family protein, whose translation MGEPVLLEAVRTPFGRPNGAYSDTRPDDLLAFAMRGLMARAAIAADQLDDCIVGCVTQSGEQGANIARLGMLLAGIPYTVPAVSVNRWCGSGQQAVQFAAAAVAAGDADYVLAGGIEHMTRVPLYSDIGGLDQLDPALQARCELVHQAESGERIAERWAISRQAADAYGMESMRRASRAATERRHREMLATTGLMRSGAPLELRRDEGIRDTIDPAKVASLQLSFRPSGQGVLTAANSSQIADGAAAVLIGDRRRAMADGLRPRARFLARVAVGDDPTLALTGVIPATRLALKRAGLSLADIDWIEINEAFSTVVLAWARELGADLNKVNPWGGAIAHGHALGATGAALTAKMLAGLEATGGTLGLLTICIGHGQATAMIVERID comes from the coding sequence GTGGGCGAACCCGTTCTCTTGGAAGCCGTGCGGACGCCGTTTGGCCGCCCGAACGGGGCATACAGTGATACGCGCCCCGACGACTTGCTGGCTTTCGCCATGCGTGGCCTGATGGCCCGCGCCGCGATTGCCGCGGACCAGTTGGACGATTGCATCGTCGGTTGCGTCACGCAGTCGGGCGAGCAGGGCGCAAATATTGCGCGGCTCGGCATGTTACTGGCGGGCATTCCTTACACGGTGCCCGCGGTGAGTGTGAATCGCTGGTGCGGCTCGGGCCAGCAAGCCGTGCAATTCGCGGCAGCCGCGGTGGCCGCTGGCGATGCAGACTACGTGCTCGCCGGCGGCATCGAGCACATGACGCGCGTGCCGCTCTACAGCGACATCGGCGGACTCGACCAGCTCGATCCGGCGCTTCAAGCGCGCTGCGAACTCGTTCATCAGGCTGAAAGCGGCGAGCGGATTGCCGAGCGTTGGGCGATCTCTCGCCAGGCAGCCGACGCCTATGGCATGGAAAGCATGCGGCGGGCAAGCCGCGCGGCGACCGAACGGCGACATCGCGAGATGTTAGCGACCACTGGCCTGATGCGCAGCGGCGCGCCGCTGGAGCTGCGGCGGGACGAAGGCATCCGCGACACGATCGACCCTGCTAAGGTGGCCAGCTTGCAGCTTTCGTTTCGGCCGAGCGGCCAGGGCGTGCTCACGGCGGCCAATTCGAGCCAGATCGCCGATGGTGCCGCGGCGGTGCTGATCGGTGACCGCCGCAGGGCCATGGCCGATGGCCTGCGACCCCGGGCACGGTTCTTGGCGCGGGTCGCTGTGGGTGACGATCCCACGCTGGCGCTCACTGGCGTCATACCCGCCACACGCCTGGCACTGAAGCGTGCTGGCCTGAGCCTGGCAGACATCGATTGGATTGAGATCAACGAGGCTTTTTCGACCGTCGTGCTGGCCTGGGCACGAGAACTCGGCGCCGACCTGAACAAGGTCAACCCCTGGGGAGGCGCCATCGCTCACGGCCATGCGCTCGGGGCAACGGGGGCCGCATTGACCGCGAAAATGCTGGCTGGGCTCGAGGCCACCGGCGGCACGCTGGGATTGCTGACCATTTGCATCGGCCATGGACAGGCCACGGCGATGATCGTCGAACGGATCGATTGA
- a CDS encoding peptidylprolyl isomerase, which produces MRFVCCLTGLLLLALCRPSGAQDAGAPSTAAEQPPAAAAAEPGDAPQPGGAVAPPDSPDAPVVPFEQEPPEVQEFLTLLKNWQEERAVRSKAMQEAPNDVKRTELVREQQRWSDEIVPRLIDAGLKAYAAKPGQKTVEIFLAKMAVTCFESDQMEDAARISSGMILSGYNFGPMAVLAGRACLEIGNFEDGERWLRIAHDRLHMQDAVAAAFLRTRDETVPRYEAEMAIRAREAAADDLPRVQVDTSRGSFVVELFENEFPNAVALFVSLCERKYYDERPFYYVRRNYFALAGDKTGTGKGDAGYSVVKEFVPCTGPDYVFPEADSKEPWRLPTRGSFMLLNDTPLTLGSRFAVCYRSSTALTLQQMGVVIGRVISGLEYVTKLQERNPQLETRGAEFDRILKTTVLRKRDHGYAPVFTKVHVQSLYNQGLAAAKKLKADDNGQPLTPEQHEAQLQRAMEFWDFALQIQPGHTLTLYAQSVVYLGERRFTDAIACLERLLKREPNHLLGREQLVTAYLGANEYEKAIAQCREITVLDPKNAKAYNNLGMLYVQRHRPSEAEKAFKKALEIDPTYEKALRNLRALRQNSEANAATP; this is translated from the coding sequence ATGCGTTTTGTTTGTTGTTTGACCGGGCTGCTGCTCCTCGCGTTGTGCCGCCCGTCCGGCGCCCAGGATGCCGGAGCTCCTTCGACCGCCGCGGAACAGCCCCCGGCGGCCGCTGCCGCAGAGCCTGGCGACGCTCCCCAGCCGGGTGGCGCGGTCGCGCCTCCCGATTCGCCCGATGCCCCCGTGGTGCCGTTCGAGCAGGAACCTCCGGAGGTTCAAGAGTTCTTGACGCTGCTCAAGAACTGGCAAGAGGAACGAGCCGTCCGGTCCAAGGCCATGCAAGAGGCTCCCAACGACGTCAAACGCACGGAGTTGGTCCGCGAACAGCAGCGCTGGTCGGACGAGATCGTGCCGCGGCTGATCGATGCCGGCCTGAAAGCATATGCGGCCAAGCCCGGGCAAAAAACGGTCGAGATTTTCCTGGCGAAGATGGCGGTCACATGCTTCGAGTCGGATCAAATGGAAGACGCGGCCCGGATCAGCAGCGGCATGATCCTCAGCGGATACAACTTCGGGCCCATGGCCGTGCTGGCCGGGCGAGCCTGCCTGGAGATTGGCAATTTCGAGGACGGCGAACGCTGGCTGCGGATTGCGCATGACCGGCTGCACATGCAAGACGCCGTGGCTGCGGCATTTCTCCGCACGCGCGACGAGACCGTACCGCGCTACGAGGCCGAAATGGCGATTCGCGCACGCGAAGCCGCGGCCGACGATCTGCCGCGCGTCCAGGTCGACACCTCGCGCGGCAGTTTTGTCGTCGAATTGTTCGAGAACGAGTTTCCCAACGCGGTTGCGCTGTTTGTTTCGCTCTGCGAGCGCAAGTACTACGACGAACGGCCGTTCTATTACGTGCGTCGCAACTATTTTGCGCTGGCTGGCGACAAGACGGGCACCGGCAAAGGCGACGCTGGCTACAGCGTCGTCAAGGAGTTTGTCCCCTGCACGGGCCCCGATTACGTCTTTCCCGAGGCCGATTCGAAAGAGCCCTGGCGCCTGCCGACGCGCGGCTCGTTCATGTTGCTCAACGATACCCCGCTCACGCTTGGATCGCGGTTCGCCGTCTGTTATCGCAGTTCGACGGCGCTGACTTTGCAGCAGATGGGTGTCGTGATCGGCCGCGTCATCTCGGGCCTGGAGTACGTCACTAAGCTCCAGGAACGGAATCCCCAATTGGAGACGCGCGGCGCGGAATTCGACCGAATTCTGAAGACCACCGTGCTCCGCAAACGCGACCATGGCTATGCGCCCGTGTTCACCAAAGTGCACGTGCAATCGCTTTACAACCAGGGGCTGGCCGCAGCCAAGAAGCTCAAAGCAGATGACAACGGGCAGCCGCTGACTCCCGAGCAACACGAGGCTCAATTGCAGCGTGCCATGGAGTTCTGGGACTTTGCCTTGCAGATTCAGCCTGGTCATACGTTGACGCTGTATGCGCAGTCCGTGGTATATCTAGGTGAACGTCGCTTCACGGATGCCATCGCGTGCCTGGAGCGTCTGCTGAAGCGCGAGCCGAATCATCTGCTGGGTCGCGAACAACTCGTCACGGCATATCTAGGCGCCAACGAATACGAGAAGGCCATCGCGCAGTGTCGCGAGATTACGGTCCTCGATCCGAAGAACGCCAAGGCCTATAACAATCTCGGCATGCTCTACGTGCAGCGGCACCGGCCCAGCGAGGCGGAAAAGGCCTTTAAAAAAGCCTTGGAAATCGATCCGACCTACGAGAAGGCCCTGCGCAACTTGCGCGCCCTGCGGCAAAACTCGGAGGCCAACGCGGCGACCCCCTAG